Below is a window of Ornithodoros turicata isolate Travis chromosome 7, ASM3712646v1, whole genome shotgun sequence DNA.
TTAAGAATCCACTTGTAAATCCTTCCGCTGCTCTGACAACACACCCACTTCGCAAACACGCAACGCATCCGTTCGCTTTTATTTGCGGACCGTCGCCGTAATAACCTTTACGGGCGCCAAGGTTCGAGAACGTAACCTTCCCGGACGTATCAAGCGCACAATATCCCAACTAAACGGGTCTCCCCACACGTGTTATTGATCTGGCGCCCCAACTATTTTGAAAAGCTTGAGGACGATGGGTACAATAGACGCAAACGGCGCTTGGTGTAGTTCGACCCCAAAGTTCCAAAACTCGCCGCTGTATGGCGCACCATTGTCACCGACCGACCGTGGTTTTATTGTCGAGGCAGCGCGGCATACCAGCATTGTGGTGCCGAAAAATTCTTAGAACGAGCGACACGAGACGGAAAATTGTTTGCTGTTTATAGttctcttttgctttcttcCTCCCGTTCGTGGTGTCCACAGGGGTGCCAGAAGTCCCAGACCTTGTAACCACCCCCAAGCGGTCGCTCCttgcaaaaccgccatcttgtccaggcCTGACGTCACTAGCAGACGATACGGCGCGCACGGAaggcgacgaaaacaaattgGCGTGGTTTCTATGCTGTGTGGCAATCGGTGGCAACTTGCCAAACGCAACTATGTGGTGTTAGTCTGGTGTCGTTGTGCGGCTTTTAGGTATTTAAAGTTGTGAATAACACTTTACAATAATAAATATGGGACGTTGTTGCTACATGGGCTGTCAGCACCGGTCCGGCGAGGCAACAAAAGCCTCGGGCGTAACATTTCACTGGTAAGTATATGCGTTTGTCGCACATCGTACGACAGTTGACTTTACTTCTATTTATTGATTACAGTTTCCCACGAGATCCTACGCTTCGAGAAGCTTGGGTTGAGGCCATTGGGAGAACTGGATGGACACCCAGCAAACACAGTGTAGTGTGCTCCAAGCACTTTCAGAACCGTGACATGGACAGGACATCGTTAGCACGGATTCGATTAAGACCTGGTGCGGTGCCCATCGCTCATCCTTCTGTGTCTGCTCCTGAGCTGCAGGTGCGTTTGAGTGCTCTCGTTCCCGTACTCCAAAGTGCGTATAATATTGTTTGAACGGTACAAGAAATTGTGACAACCTGTTATGAATCAGTGAGCGTTAATGtcgacaaaaataaaagaaaggaaagaaaaaacttGAATAGCAAATTCTGTAAGTAATGCTATCAGAGaacatactttttgttttggtcaTGCGCAGTAACCTTATTGAAATTTTGAATTAAGTAACATGACGAGAAAGTGCAGCACATGAGATATGGACTTGTAATctacatttttctgccaatcCCTAGCAATATTTCATTACCTATGGCACACATATAATGTCGGTTATGTTCCAGGTAGCACAGCTTTCAACAGCACCTGAGGCAGCACATGAAGCAGAGCATGAAGTGAGTGTCACTTTCGTGTTCACACTCTCAGGGCATGATACGCAGTGTTCACAGCATTTCCTTGCACAGTGTTTGTGCTTCATACGTTTAGGTTtatattctgtatttttctGCTATGTCGTGGCAATTGCTGTATGGCATACTGGTTGTTTCCTAGATGGAACTAGTCACAGCTCCTGGTGGAGCACAGGAGCAACTCCCAGCTCCAGCCAGAACACAGGAGGAACTCGCTCTAGAGGAAACCTGTGAGGGAGAACATGAAGTGAGTGGCCCTTTCGTGTACACACTCAGGGTGCTGTGAGCTACAGGACTTGAAGTCCTCAAACATGTATATGATTTTTTATTTGGACAATTATTGCTACATCATGCAACATTTCCCCTGTGAATTCGACACAGGATGCAGAGCCTTTCTACCACTCCCTTGTGCTGTTCTCTTTCGCTCCATCTATCCATCTCAGTACAccacacatagccacagttgctttgcagtACTAACACAAAGTCTAAAAAACTTATCCACCATTGCTATCCATTGTCTACTATTGCTACAATCAGTATGCATAATGTATCTTACTGTGTGAAGGAGCGTAGTCTCTACACATCAACTTGTATGCCATTGTATGCTATGCAAGCATGTGAGCTATCTGCGCAGCCCCTTAGGTTGCCCCTTTCTCCTCGTGCCGGTGGAGCCATCCTAATTTCCCCACCCTTTTCGAAAATAAGAGGGCCATCAATTACACTGTGCACCATGTGGCTTCGTCTTTCACCATATAGTGTCATAATTTTACTACATGTCCACATGTGGTCCTCTATTGTTGCCTTCGGAGAGGATACTCACTTTGTCATGTCGTCTTCCAAACATTTCCCCTCTCGTGCGCAgagacctacttgcatagcgtattgctAATTTATTTGTGCATCTTATTACCTCAGAGTTTAGACAGTTTAGTTTACTCTGCTGTGAGTTCCACAAGTCAGCTCACATTGAAATTTCTATCCTGACAGCAAGACTTATTGTCCAGCTCCTGTGCAGAGATGAGTGATGTAAGTATAGTACATTTTGCTTTATGATGCTAAATCATGCTGCACTAAAATGTGTGGTTCCTGTTAAACAACTGATATCAAGATTGACTCAACATGTCAACCAGCAAACACAAAGTGAGACGACTCGATGTTGTTTCTTATATTGTGCTGAAACAAAGCACGTCACTGTGCACGTTCTGCTTGGTTATCAGTACTTTTCATCTGACGGGGTCACAACAGGGCACAGATAAagtatgaaaaaatggctaggaagcacgtgagctggtgaagatgatgcataatgtaaaaaacccgagactagggaacacgaagggtgttgtgtctgtcccttcgtgttccttagtctcggggtttttacatagaTAAATTGCTGCCTTTTCAGCTATGCAAAATATTAGTCATATGCACAGAGCACCATAATTTCTAACATCGGCATCTAACGGCATCTAATTGGTCTGAACAATCGTTTTCTTTTATGCTTTCTTAAAACCATCAAACCTGTATTATATGTGATTTACTTTGGCTGCAGGAAAGCACGGGCTTTGACTGTGACTCGTTGCACAACCCATTTACAGAGCTCGAAGATGAGGACGTATTAGTAAGTACTTGCTTTCTCTGGTTCTCCATATGCTTGCACAGAGTTAACTGTGCTACAGTACTGCATTCATCAAATTTTGCAGGGATATGTCCGAGCTGGACATG
It encodes the following:
- the LOC135399671 gene encoding THAP domain-containing protein 3-like yields the protein MGRCCYMGCQHRSGEATKASGVTFHCFPRDPTLREAWVEAIGRTGWTPSKHSVVCSKHFQNRDMDRTSLARIRLRPGAVPIAHPSVSAPELQVAQLSTAPEAAHEAEHEMELVTAPGGAQEQLPAPARTQEELALEETCEGEHEQDLLSSSCAEMSDESTGFDCDSLHNPFTELEDEDVLGYVRAGHASPQASCSSLNTSLETSAITYAPYAAATSSRRISLDTASTSTPVTPTRGIILVRTIRRATVSSQTTEGMCGMLTSTVT